The following proteins come from a genomic window of Chryseobacterium glaciei:
- a CDS encoding ligand-binding sensor domain-containing protein, with translation MHKHIFLIFLLACFKVYSQQYNIQLYNTDNGLPQNSVKDIIKDKYGFLWITTENGIVRYDGANFLVYKNFPLNSQRFTYFYGSPDKDSIFSTGGYGRIILLHEKKPTVYENNKKNQNFISKDNIEYFLYSSNYSYGVVPVNYYMKLKKGMYYLKENFLLYKSYHTKTEEKLKINPFHENIPRIFAINESVFFLDIRNQKVKQIEEDNIINSYHIPLLTDRKSKIFWNQINNQVFILNENTLYTCRYETGQLKITPLMQMSNNIKKDNLISIYYDEFYKKLYLGSSTDGLQIISFSEFTAIKSPKSHSIFYSLLPFSSSSVITYWGEVYDRNGFITDKKFKDTSPFFMDYDQNRNIIVRNEGHAMIYKKESSYKNFISLPIKDFFINGFFYDENRYYAIIVKPGKNGTNQFYGMLAVYKDTSFNSLEKKIIFNDEPTRFLRINRDNMLVGTIKGLYKVSLITNKAHLIGTDEISIRNIIKSKNGNFWITTLGKGFYLLKNDRLIKMPRDSNDNISSAHTILEDSNGFFWIPTNNGLYKVLESQLLKYAQDQSFKVNYYRFSKDSGFNTNEFNGGSNVCSAKLENGEFVLPSLDGLVFFDPLKIKSYYPENLYVERCLVDNQELYFKNNLYLDQESDRIEIFIDAPYFANPDNMVIQAKLSGNPQKKWQLIGKERKFSISNLGYGNHILTVRILVSDTGKFIYKKVNIIIPPYFYQTFWFKIIIFLILSFLLYFLVKWRLSFLKKKNYELERVINLRTKKLSDTVEKLETTKIRLHKEIEQQKKLIGTITHDITTPIKFIAHTAKEILEKEEFDQKLTEKILHSIYKSSDQLYNFTITLKEYADIYSHREDKTEFYSLYQLIEEKRILFSTIAENDNTAIINNVNPFLQTQISKNILAVILHNLLDNSVKFTKNGTITINNTLENENIILLISDTGIGMDEKKIEYYTKLQDNIESEKLLLQKYGMGLHLVLQLLQMINSKIVFEKNKLQGTSFKLILTNKKND, from the coding sequence TTGCATAAACATATATTTCTCATTTTTTTGCTTGCCTGTTTTAAAGTTTATAGTCAACAGTATAACATCCAGTTATATAATACTGATAATGGGCTTCCGCAGAATAGCGTAAAAGATATCATAAAAGATAAATACGGTTTTCTCTGGATCACAACCGAAAACGGAATTGTGAGATATGACGGGGCTAATTTCCTGGTCTACAAAAATTTTCCGTTGAATAGCCAACGTTTCACCTATTTTTACGGATCTCCTGATAAAGACAGTATTTTTTCTACCGGCGGCTATGGTAGAATTATTTTATTGCATGAGAAAAAACCGACTGTTTATGAAAATAACAAAAAAAATCAGAATTTTATTTCTAAAGATAATATCGAGTATTTCTTATATTCTTCCAATTACAGCTACGGTGTAGTTCCCGTAAACTATTATATGAAGCTCAAAAAAGGAATGTATTATTTAAAAGAAAACTTTTTATTATATAAATCTTATCACACAAAGACCGAGGAAAAGCTGAAAATAAACCCGTTTCATGAAAATATTCCCAGGATTTTTGCGATTAATGAATCTGTATTTTTTTTAGATATCAGGAATCAAAAAGTCAAACAAATCGAAGAGGACAACATTATAAATTCTTACCATATCCCGTTACTTACTGACCGTAAAAGTAAAATTTTCTGGAATCAGATCAATAATCAGGTTTTTATTCTTAATGAAAATACACTCTACACGTGCCGTTATGAAACCGGACAGTTAAAAATAACTCCGCTCATGCAGATGAGTAATAATATAAAAAAAGATAATCTTATCAGCATATATTATGATGAATTTTACAAAAAGCTTTATCTGGGAAGCAGTACAGATGGTCTGCAGATTATTAGTTTTTCAGAATTTACTGCCATAAAAAGTCCAAAATCGCACTCTATTTTTTATTCTTTGCTCCCCTTCAGTTCTTCTTCAGTCATTACGTATTGGGGAGAAGTCTATGACCGGAATGGTTTTATAACCGATAAAAAATTTAAAGATACTAGTCCGTTTTTTATGGATTATGATCAAAATAGAAACATTATTGTCCGGAATGAAGGTCATGCAATGATCTATAAAAAGGAAAGTTCTTACAAAAATTTTATTTCTCTTCCGATAAAAGATTTTTTTATAAACGGTTTTTTTTACGATGAAAACAGATATTATGCAATCATTGTAAAACCCGGAAAAAATGGCACCAATCAGTTTTACGGAATGCTTGCCGTGTACAAGGATACATCTTTCAATTCGTTAGAAAAAAAGATCATATTTAATGATGAGCCTACAAGATTTCTCAGGATTAATCGGGATAATATGCTGGTTGGTACTATAAAAGGACTGTATAAAGTATCACTCATTACAAATAAGGCGCACCTGATCGGCACGGACGAAATATCAATCCGAAATATTATAAAGTCAAAAAATGGTAATTTCTGGATAACAACGTTAGGGAAAGGCTTTTATTTACTCAAAAACGATCGCCTTATTAAAATGCCCCGTGACAGTAACGACAATATTTCCTCGGCACATACAATTTTAGAAGATAGCAACGGTTTTTTTTGGATACCTACCAATAACGGACTTTATAAAGTATTGGAAAGTCAACTTTTAAAATATGCCCAAGATCAAAGCTTTAAAGTAAATTATTATAGATTTTCAAAAGATTCGGGTTTTAATACCAATGAGTTTAACGGTGGCAGTAATGTATGTTCCGCAAAGCTGGAAAATGGAGAATTTGTGCTTCCTTCATTAGATGGACTTGTGTTTTTTGATCCTTTAAAAATTAAAAGCTATTATCCTGAAAATCTATACGTTGAAAGATGTCTCGTTGATAATCAGGAGCTTTATTTTAAGAATAATTTGTATTTGGATCAGGAATCTGACCGTATTGAGATATTTATTGATGCTCCGTATTTTGCAAATCCTGATAATATGGTGATACAGGCAAAACTAAGCGGTAACCCTCAAAAGAAATGGCAGCTTATCGGAAAGGAAAGAAAATTTTCAATTTCAAACCTTGGATACGGAAACCACATTCTTACAGTAAGAATCCTTGTTTCTGATACCGGAAAATTTATCTATAAAAAAGTGAATATCATTATTCCTCCTTATTTTTATCAGACTTTTTGGTTTAAAATAATAATCTTTTTGATATTATCATTCTTATTATATTTTTTAGTAAAATGGAGATTAAGCTTTCTTAAGAAAAAAAATTATGAGCTGGAACGGGTTATTAATCTGCGTACAAAAAAACTTTCTGATACGGTAGAAAAATTAGAAACTACAAAAATACGGCTTCATAAAGAGATCGAACAGCAAAAAAAGCTCATCGGCACCATTACCCATGATATTACAACTCCGATAAAATTTATTGCTCATACCGCAAAAGAAATTTTAGAAAAAGAAGAATTTGACCAAAAACTTACAGAAAAAATCCTTCATTCTATTTATAAATCATCGGACCAGTTGTATAATTTCACCATTACGTTGAAAGAATACGCAGATATTTACAGTCATCGGGAAGATAAAACAGAATTTTATTCTCTTTATCAGCTTATTGAAGAAAAAAGAATACTTTTTAGCACCATTGCAGAGAATGACAATACTGCAATTATCAATAATGTAAACCCGTTTTTACAGACACAGATCAGTAAAAACATATTGGCTGTGATACTTCATAATCTGCTTGATAATTCTGTAAAATTCACAAAAAACGGCACGATAACAATCAATAATACCCTTGAAAACGAAAATATCATTTTGCTGATATCAGACACGGGAATCGGGATGGATGAGAAAAAAATAGAATACTACACCAAGCTACAGGATAATATTGAAAGTGAAAAATTATTATTACAGAAATATGGGATGGGACTGCATCTCGTTTTGCAATTATTACAAATGATCAACAGCAAAATTGTCTTCGAAAAAAATAAATTACAGGGAACATCTTTCAAATTAATTTTAACAAATAAAAAAAATGACTAA
- a CDS encoding response regulator transcription factor gives MTKYILIADDHDVVLAGTSLILESRIPNVIIDQAEDYPEALEKISRQKYDLVILDINMPETKNKKMIPEIKELDPDVKILIFSAYEEEIAVQYIREGANGYLSKLSKVDEISDAVSRIFSEGYYYPSAIVNQLLQESPSDTIKNLSEREYEIFILMVKGYGNLEISNTMNIQMTTISTYKKRIHNKLKTKNLADLIKLYQTYIS, from the coding sequence ATGACTAAATATATTCTTATAGCCGATGATCACGACGTTGTACTGGCAGGTACGAGCTTAATTTTAGAATCAAGAATACCCAACGTAATTATTGATCAGGCTGAAGATTATCCCGAAGCACTGGAAAAGATTTCCAGGCAAAAATATGACCTTGTTATTTTAGATATCAATATGCCGGAGACGAAAAATAAAAAAATGATCCCCGAAATTAAAGAACTTGATCCTGATGTAAAAATCCTGATATTTTCTGCTTACGAAGAAGAAATAGCCGTACAGTATATAAGAGAAGGCGCTAATGGATATCTCAGTAAGCTGAGCAAGGTTGATGAGATTTCAGATGCCGTGAGCAGAATATTCTCTGAAGGTTATTATTATCCGTCTGCTATTGTCAATCAATTATTGCAGGAATCGCCGTCGGATACCATAAAAAATCTTTCAGAAAGAGAATATGAAATTTTTATCTTAATGGTAAAAGGCTATGGGAATTTAGAAATCTCAAATACCATGAATATCCAAATGACCACCATCAGCACGTACAAAAAAAGAATTCATAATAAATTGAAAACCAAAAATCTTGCTGATCTTATTAAGCTTTATCAAACTTATATATCTTAA
- a CDS encoding SH3 domain-containing protein, whose product MKSLFTVLFLLIIQFFSAQDEEISYANGIFNFEENKTQKIFTDWTRVRQSPKVDAQILDSLPTNQQVLIIKQDETILKLGERRANWYKIFYQKDDKTSEGYIWGGNLCVGYRNKNGYDFLFGLTKTINKKDKQYPEIIINQNIAAVKVVEGNTLIDEVSFDTGSAESLSYGTFTIESNHKLNNVELTLKAMVSGEACGIASYDQYILFKNKKLVALPQLMNVGDADVYYHTEEFIFPNDKGGIPNAFIFKMEEMEKDDKDREKKKRASKTYIWDGNSYKLK is encoded by the coding sequence ATGAAATCTTTATTTACAGTTTTATTTTTATTAATCATTCAATTCTTTTCTGCACAAGACGAGGAAATTTCCTATGCCAACGGAATTTTTAATTTTGAAGAAAATAAAACTCAAAAAATATTCACAGATTGGACAAGAGTAAGACAATCACCAAAGGTCGATGCTCAAATTCTGGATTCTTTGCCAACCAATCAACAGGTTTTGATCATTAAACAAGATGAAACCATTTTGAAATTAGGAGAGCGAAGAGCAAATTGGTACAAAATATTTTATCAAAAAGACGATAAAACCTCAGAAGGTTACATTTGGGGCGGAAATCTTTGTGTAGGTTACAGAAATAAAAACGGTTATGATTTTCTTTTTGGCTTAACGAAAACAATTAACAAAAAAGACAAGCAATATCCTGAAATTATTATTAATCAAAATATCGCTGCTGTAAAAGTAGTCGAAGGAAATACATTAATTGATGAGGTTTCCTTTGATACTGGTTCTGCAGAAAGTTTGAGTTATGGAACGTTTACGATTGAAAGCAATCATAAGCTCAATAATGTTGAATTAACCTTAAAAGCGATGGTTTCCGGTGAAGCTTGCGGAATTGCAAGTTATGATCAATATATTTTATTTAAAAATAAAAAGTTGGTAGCTCTTCCTCAGCTCATGAATGTTGGTGATGCCGATGTTTATTATCACACCGAAGAATTTATTTTTCCAAACGACAAAGGCGGAATTCCAAATGCTTTCATTTTTAAAATGGAAGAAATGGAAAAGGATGATAAAGACAGAGAAAAGAAAAAACGTGCTTCTAAAACATATATTTGGGACGGTAATTCTTATAAACTGAAGTAA
- the prmA gene encoding 50S ribosomal protein L11 methyltransferase — MQNYLEFDFKISPLQPWSDILMAELIEIGFDSFTEELEGILGYIQKDLFKEEELKALPLFQNEDVKIEYTFKEMPNINWNEEWEKNFSPINIDDKVLIRAEFHESVPGMHEIIIQPKMSFGTGHHPTTHLMIQQMMDIDFNGKKVLDMGCGTSVLAIYAKQIGAAETKAIDIDEWSVENSKENSVRNGVELDIEQGTAENLGKENYDIILANINRNILISDIPTYVSVLNDGGKLLLSGLCFFDVDDILEVCKENGLELKKQLQREEWVSLLLEK; from the coding sequence ATGCAAAATTATTTAGAATTCGATTTCAAGATTTCTCCGCTTCAGCCTTGGAGTGATATATTAATGGCAGAGCTTATCGAGATAGGTTTTGATAGCTTCACAGAAGAATTGGAGGGTATTTTAGGTTATATTCAGAAAGATTTATTTAAGGAAGAGGAACTTAAAGCATTACCACTTTTCCAAAATGAAGACGTTAAAATTGAATACACTTTCAAAGAAATGCCTAACATTAATTGGAACGAAGAATGGGAAAAGAATTTTTCACCAATAAATATCGACGATAAAGTATTGATCAGAGCAGAATTCCACGAATCGGTTCCGGGAATGCATGAAATTATCATTCAGCCTAAAATGTCTTTCGGAACGGGGCATCACCCGACAACGCATTTGATGATCCAACAGATGATGGATATTGATTTTAATGGCAAAAAAGTCTTAGATATGGGTTGTGGAACTTCGGTTTTGGCGATTTATGCCAAACAAATCGGAGCAGCTGAAACAAAAGCAATTGATATCGACGAATGGTCAGTTGAAAATTCAAAAGAAAACTCAGTAAGAAACGGAGTAGAATTAGATATCGAACAAGGAACTGCCGAAAATTTAGGAAAAGAAAATTATGATATTATTTTAGCGAATATCAACCGTAATATCTTGATTTCAGATATTCCGACTTATGTTTCAGTGTTAAATGATGGCGGAAAATTATTGCTTTCAGGATTATGTTTCTTTGATGTTGACGATATTTTAGAAGTTTGCAAAGAAAATGGACTTGAATTGAAAAAACAACTTCAACGTGAAGAATGGGTAAGTTTATTGCTTGAGAAATAA
- a CDS encoding 3-ketoacyl-ACP reductase gives MNIQGKNAIVTGGGRGLGKAVALALANEGVNIGITGRNEENLKMTVDEIQKLGVNACYAVFSMDNEIHVKSGIESLAEQLGGIDILINNAGIGDFGTIEEMPSETWEQVIKTNLFGVYYAAKAVHPFMKAKGEGDIVNVASTAGLKGGPNMSAYAASKAAVVSLSQSMMAEWRKQNIRVITLTPSTIASDMSIQGGLTDGNPETVLQPEDFAEWVRDILKMNRRALIANGSIFSTNP, from the coding sequence ATGAACATACAGGGAAAAAACGCTATCGTTACAGGCGGAGGAAGAGGTCTTGGTAAAGCGGTTGCTTTGGCATTGGCAAATGAAGGAGTGAATATCGGAATTACAGGTAGAAACGAAGAAAACCTTAAAATGACGGTTGATGAGATCCAAAAATTGGGTGTCAATGCATGTTATGCCGTTTTCAGTATGGATAATGAAATTCACGTGAAATCAGGAATCGAATCTTTGGCAGAACAGTTGGGCGGAATCGATATTTTAATCAACAACGCAGGAATCGGAGACTTTGGAACGATAGAAGAAATGCCTTCTGAAACTTGGGAACAGGTGATTAAAACGAATCTTTTCGGAGTATATTATGCTGCAAAAGCAGTTCATCCTTTCATGAAAGCAAAGGGTGAAGGAGATATCGTCAACGTAGCATCAACAGCTGGATTAAAAGGTGGTCCGAATATGTCAGCATATGCAGCTTCAAAAGCAGCGGTTGTTTCTTTATCTCAATCCATGATGGCGGAATGGAGAAAACAAAATATCCGTGTCATCACATTAACGCCAAGTACAATCGCTTCTGATATGTCGATCCAAGGTGGATTAACAGACGGAAACCCTGAAACAGTTCTTCAACCGGAAGATTTCGCAGAATGGGTAAGAGATATTTTAAAAATGAACAGAAGAGCTTTGATTGCGAACGGGTCTATTTTCTCTACAAATCCATAA
- a CDS encoding calcineurin-like phosphoesterase C-terminal domain-containing protein, with the protein MNIKFLMPCLLISAMAFSQTSVSGYVFEDTNKNLKKENKEKGIEGVAVSNGTQVVLTDKSGRYSLPIQENQTVFVIKPSGYMTPVNGNNLPQYYYQYKPKGSPADFKYKGTAPTGELPKELNFALNKQNESKNFDILVFGDPQPYTEKELDYFKRSIVNEVKNTKKNAVLGISLGDLVGDNLSLQKPYADVMKEVGLPWYNVMGNHDMNYDAKEDLLSDETFESNFGPANYSFNYGNVHFIILDDILYPDPRDGKGYWGGFREDQLKFVENDLKLVDKSKLVVVSFHIPLDHKNEDNFRNADRQKLFDYLTPFQNALILSAHTHIQQQIFYGKQAGWNGSKDLHEFNAGTTCGDWWSGTADDAGLPTSTMRDGTAKGYSFISFNDNQYKVKYKTAGKPEDYQIGLYVPKAIPSRTSAKILANFFMGSKKDKVEYRIDGDQWEAMEYDETLDPNFVMSVFKWDVTPNLLPGRRPSNPEMSKHIWTGAFPKKLTLGKHKVEVKAVDMYGNQFTTTQEFEVQNPILIP; encoded by the coding sequence ATGAATATAAAATTTTTAATGCCCTGCTTACTAATTTCAGCAATGGCATTTTCTCAAACCTCTGTTTCAGGATATGTATTTGAAGACACTAACAAAAACCTGAAAAAAGAAAATAAAGAAAAAGGAATCGAAGGAGTAGCGGTTTCAAACGGAACTCAGGTAGTTTTGACTGATAAAAGCGGAAGATACAGCTTACCAATTCAGGAAAATCAGACGGTTTTTGTGATTAAGCCTTCAGGATATATGACTCCGGTGAATGGAAATAATTTACCTCAATATTACTATCAATATAAACCAAAAGGTTCGCCTGCAGATTTTAAATATAAAGGAACTGCACCGACTGGAGAGCTTCCAAAAGAATTAAATTTTGCATTAAATAAGCAAAACGAAAGCAAAAACTTCGATATTTTAGTTTTCGGAGATCCTCAACCTTACACAGAAAAAGAATTGGATTATTTCAAAAGATCGATTGTAAATGAGGTTAAAAATACCAAGAAAAATGCAGTGTTAGGAATTAGTTTAGGTGACTTGGTTGGAGATAATTTAAGTTTACAAAAACCTTACGCAGATGTAATGAAAGAAGTTGGTTTACCTTGGTATAACGTGATGGGGAACCACGACATGAACTACGATGCAAAAGAAGATTTACTCTCAGACGAAACGTTTGAATCTAATTTTGGACCTGCTAATTACTCTTTCAATTATGGGAATGTTCACTTCATTATTTTGGATGACATTTTGTATCCGGATCCGAGAGATGGAAAAGGTTATTGGGGAGGTTTTCGCGAAGATCAGTTGAAATTCGTGGAAAATGACCTTAAATTAGTTGATAAAAGCAAATTGGTTGTCGTTTCTTTCCACATTCCGTTGGATCATAAAAACGAAGATAATTTCAGAAATGCAGACCGTCAGAAATTATTTGATTATCTGACACCTTTTCAAAATGCTTTGATTTTATCGGCCCACACGCACATCCAACAACAAATTTTCTACGGAAAACAAGCAGGTTGGAACGGGTCAAAAGATCTTCACGAATTTAATGCAGGAACAACTTGCGGTGACTGGTGGTCCGGAACGGCAGACGATGCAGGATTGCCGACTTCAACCATGAGAGATGGTACTGCAAAAGGGTATTCTTTCATCAGTTTTAATGATAATCAATATAAAGTTAAATACAAAACAGCCGGAAAACCGGAAGATTATCAGATCGGTTTATATGTTCCGAAAGCAATTCCTAGCAGAACTTCTGCAAAAATCTTGGCTAATTTCTTCATGGGAAGCAAAAAAGACAAGGTAGAATACAGAATCGACGGCGATCAGTGGGAAGCAATGGAGTATGACGAAACCTTGGATCCAAACTTTGTAATGTCAGTTTTCAAATGGGACGTTACTCCAAATCTTTTACCGGGAAGAAGACCTTCAAACCCGGAAATGTCAAAACACATCTGGACAGGTGCTTTTCCTAAAAAATTAACATTAGGAAAACATAAAGTTGAGGTAAAAGCAGTGGATATGTATGGAAATCAGTTCACAACAACACAAGAATTCGAGGTTCAAAACCCTATTCTTATTCCTTAG
- a CDS encoding SusD/RagB family nutrient-binding outer membrane lipoprotein — protein sequence MKKLLLNILLITGIGFVSVSCDRNLDEVNVDESRINEPVASKLLVPIQYNMSAINYMRANDFTFDIMQVSLDFPNEGNSLSRYYVTENTGAGFWNNSYKWLMQISDMKKAAIRDNDVNYQAIAMVLNAWVYSNLTDTYGDVPFSEASNLDGGISQPKFDKQKDIYIQLLNDLKAANSLFVTTKLLTGSDLFYKAESDANGIINWKKFCNSLSLRLLTRILKKNGEVNVNERIQEIINNPLVYPIFQSNAETAKLNVTGVSPLLPPIARPQDFTTGRAASAFFVETLKANNDPRMALFFGQAKDLASVNIGYKGAPSGYTYGTVFNYQPSNMNQNLAKAPLNILIYPYAELQFTLAELANKGIIPGSAQTFYENGVKATIEQWGAVMPANYFANPVLAYDGSLSKIYLQKYVALFFVDQQQWFEKRRTGFPILPNNGGLLNNGDLPQRLMYPPNPKVLNTANYQTAVQQMGGDNINLKTWWNQ from the coding sequence ATGAAAAAATTACTTTTAAATATTTTATTAATTACAGGAATTGGTTTTGTTTCAGTTTCTTGTGACAGGAATTTAGATGAGGTTAACGTTGATGAAAGTAGAATCAATGAGCCTGTAGCTTCAAAATTATTAGTTCCGATTCAGTACAATATGTCTGCAATCAACTACATGAGAGCAAACGATTTCACATTTGATATCATGCAGGTTTCTCTTGATTTTCCAAACGAAGGAAACTCTCTGAGTCGTTATTATGTAACAGAAAATACAGGTGCCGGTTTTTGGAACAACAGCTACAAATGGCTGATGCAGATCAGTGATATGAAAAAAGCGGCAATAAGAGATAATGATGTTAATTATCAGGCAATTGCAATGGTTTTGAATGCTTGGGTTTACTCAAATCTTACTGATACTTATGGTGATGTTCCGTTTTCAGAAGCTTCCAATTTGGATGGAGGTATTTCTCAGCCGAAATTTGATAAGCAGAAAGATATTTATATTCAATTATTGAATGATTTAAAAGCCGCAAATTCACTTTTCGTTACTACGAAATTACTGACAGGTTCTGACCTTTTTTACAAAGCAGAATCCGATGCCAACGGAATTATAAACTGGAAAAAATTCTGTAATTCTCTTTCATTGAGATTATTGACAAGGATTTTAAAGAAAAACGGTGAAGTAAACGTTAATGAAAGAATTCAGGAGATCATCAATAATCCTTTGGTTTATCCGATTTTCCAGAGCAATGCTGAGACTGCAAAATTAAACGTAACCGGAGTTTCCCCACTTCTTCCTCCGATCGCCAGACCGCAGGATTTTACGACAGGAAGAGCTGCTTCTGCATTTTTTGTTGAAACTTTAAAAGCAAATAATGATCCGAGAATGGCTTTGTTTTTTGGTCAGGCAAAAGATTTGGCAAGTGTAAATATTGGGTATAAAGGGGCTCCATCAGGATATACTTACGGAACGGTATTTAATTATCAGCCTTCAAACATGAATCAGAATTTAGCAAAAGCTCCATTAAATATTTTGATTTATCCATATGCAGAATTACAGTTCACCTTAGCAGAATTAGCAAACAAGGGAATTATTCCCGGAAGTGCGCAGACTTTCTATGAAAATGGGGTAAAAGCAACCATCGAACAATGGGGTGCTGTGATGCCTGCTAATTATTTTGCTAATCCTGTTTTGGCGTATGACGGTTCTTTAAGCAAAATATATCTTCAAAAATATGTTGCTTTATTCTTTGTAGACCAGCAGCAATGGTTTGAAAAAAGAAGAACAGGTTTCCCAATACTTCCCAACAATGGCGGACTTTTAAATAACGGAGATCTTCCTCAAAGATTAATGTATCCTCCAAATCCAAAGGTTTTGAATACTGCCAATTATCAAACTGCAGTTCAGCAAATGGGAGGAGATAATATCAACCTTAAAACATGGTGGAATCAATAA